The nucleotide sequence GCTCAGCGTGTACGTGCACGCATGGTCCGCAGCCAAGGACCTGCCCACCGACCAGATCCGCGCCGCCTACGTCTACGTCGCAGACAAGGGCCGCGTCGACGAGCTGGGCGAGAAGGACTTCCTCTCCCTGGAGGAGATTCGGCGCAGCCTGGACCTGCGGGATCAGTGAGTGTCGGAGTCTCCCCTGCCCTGCTGGTAGCCGGACCCCGCGGAACCCCGCCCCGCGGTAGTGCGATAGCCCCTGCGGCCGCGCCGCGGTCGGGGGAACTAGTCCCCGCCGCCCGGCTCGTTGCCGTCCGCCGCATTCTCGCCGGTACCCTCGTGGTCGCCATCGGCGTCATCCTCGACCAGCACCATCTTGACCTCGCTGGTAGTCGCTTCCGGCTCAGCGGTCTCCTTGACCCCGGGCACGGGGGCCAGCCGCGGACCGCTCGGCTCCACCAACGGCTCGTCCCCGACCTGGGCAGCCAGGTCTGCCAGCATCGCCACCGCGTCATCAACAACGGAGGCACTCCCGGATCGCACGCCGTGCATCAGCCAGCGTGCCAGGCTCAACTCGCTGACCAGCTCCGCCCGATCACGCAGGTGCCGGTCCACGCCCTCGGTGCGCGCCAAGTCGTAGGCGGACTCGATCGAGTCCAGGCAGTCCACCGGTACGGACGCATACACCCACGCCATGTCTTCGGCCGGGTCGCCCACATGGGCCTGTCCCAGGCCACGCATAGCCACTACCGCCCCTCCCGCGGTAAGCACGTTCTCCGGCGCGAGGTCGCCGTGCACCACCACCGGGCGGAACCTCCACAGCGCCGAGTCCTCCAGCGCCACCTCCCAACGGGCCAGCAGCGCCGGCGGCACCTTGCCCGTTGCGGCGGCGTCGTCAAGCAGGTTCAGCCACTGGGTACGCACATCGTCCGCGTCGTACACCGGCAGACCAGCCTCGGATACCACGGTGGTGGGCAGGTCATGCAACTCTCCCAGGGCTTTACCCAGCCCAGCAGAAAGCCCAGGCCCAGGGCGCAGCGACCCAACGTCCATGTGCCGCCCCTCTAGGTGGCTGCGCACCTGAATGTGACTGCCCTCCAGACGGAGCGTGCCGGCGGGGCGGGGCACGTCGAACGACAACCGGCCGTCGTCGGCCACCCGGCCGATGCGGCGCAGCACCTCGGCCTCCGCCTCCATGGCCGCTCCAGTGGCGTCATCATGTGTTTCCAGCACTTCCCAGTGGCGGCCCTGAGTGTCTATGACACCAACCGTGCGCACAGCAGCGGACCGCTCCTGGGGAGGGCCAACCGCGCCGGGTCCAGCCCGGGCACCGCGACCCCGGCAAGGGCCGCCAAGGCCAGCCGCGAACGCTCGCGGGCCGGGCCGGAACCGCCCGCACCGCCGGAGGATTCCGCAGAGCCGACGGGCGCCTGCGGGCTGCCGGAGTCTTGTGAGGAACTGAACTCGGACATGCGCGTGGGTCCGGACGACTCGGTGGGCGGCTGCGACATGACTCCACCGTAGGCGAGGAATCCGCCCAGTGGGGCGGCGCCGCGCCCCGGGGTCCGTACAGCTTCCAGCACACTGGCAGTCGGCCTCCCACCACTGCGGTGCTCCTCCCGGGCGCACGAGGTTTTCCACAGGCCCAGAAAACCAAGTGGCGCCGATGCCCAGTCGTGACCTATGGTCGCTGCGTGGCGCTTTTCAGTGATGAGTCAGCGCCACGCACCACACCATCAAGTCACCCCAACTCTCATCTCCCAATCCAACCAGTCAGTGAGGTCCGTATGGATGCCGCAGCGCTGCTTCACTCCGAAATACGCGAGCTGGTCCGCCGTCGCGGCATCGACCCGCTGACGGACACTCCTGCCCTGGAGGCGCTAGTCGCCGAGGCGAGTGCCGATTACGTGGCGCGCGCCGACGCCGGCCTGGTCCCGCCCCTGCCGGATCCCGAGGCCGCAGGTGCGCGCGCCGTCGATGCGCTGGCCGGCCTCGGCCCGTTGCAGCGCTACCTCGACGATGACACGGTGGAGGAGGTGTGGTGCAACGCCCCCGGGCGCGTATTCGTCGCCCGCTCGGGCCGCCCGGAACTGACCACCACCCTGCTGGAGGACGAGGAGCTGCGTGTCCTGGTGGAGCGGATGCTGCGGTCCTCCGGCCGCCGCCTGGACCTGGCCAGCCCCTTCGTGGATGCCCAGCTACCCGGGGGCGAACGGCTACACGTGGCGATTCCACCCATAACTTCCCAGCACTGGGCGGTCAACATCCGCAAGCACACCTCCCGCGCGGCACGCACCAGTGACCTGGTGCGCATGGGCTCGCTGACCGAACACGCTGCCGCCTTCCTGGACGCTTCCGTACAGGCCGGGCTCAACATCCTCGTCTCCGGCGCCACCCAGGCAGGCAAGACCACCATGGTGCGGGCGCTGGCCGGCTCCATCCCCGCCGGGCAACGGGTAATCACCTGCGAAGAGGTTTTTGAGCTGGCGCTACGCAACCGCGACTGTGTGGCCATGCAGACCCGCGCACCCAACCTGGAGGGCGTGGGGGAGATCAGCCTGCGGCGGCTGGTGAAGGAGGCGCTGCGCATGCGCCCCGACAGGCTGCTGATAGGCGAGGTGCGAGAGGCGGAGGCTCTGGACCTGCTGATCGCAATGAACTCGGGATTGCCATCCATGTCCACACTGCATGCCAACTCCGCCCGGGAGGCGGTTGTCAAGATCTGCACCCTACCGCTACTGGCGGGAGAGAACGTTTCCGCAGGTTTTGTGGTTCCCACCGTCGCCTCCGCCGTCGACCTAGTGGTCCACCTGGACCTGGGCGCCGACGGGCACCGCCAGGTGCGGGAGATCGCCGCCCTGTCAGGCCGAGTGGAGAACGGCACCATCGAGATGTCTGAGGTATTCCAGCGCGACGCCGCAGGTCGGCTCGTGCGCGGACCGGGAATGCCCCCGGCCGCGGAACGCTACACCCGCGCGGGCCACGATCTGGCCGCGCTGCTGACCGAGGACACCCCGTACACCCGTCCGACCGGGCGCCCGGCGGCCGTGATTCCGGGGAGTGGTCCTGATGGGTGCCGTGGCCGGGCTGTTGGGCGGTATCGGCATGGTCCTGGTTTGGCTCGCCCTGACAACCGAGCCGCCCAAGTGGCGTTCCGAACGGCAGCGGCACCTGGCCGACCTGCTGGTCCAGGCGGGCGTCGGCCGCACCAGCCCCGCCCTGTTCATCGTCGGCAGCCTCGTCCTGGGGGTGGTGGTGACCCTGCTGTTCCTCGGTGTGTCCCGCGCCTGGCCCATAGCAGCGGCCTTCGGCACCATCGCCGCGAGCGCGCCCCTGCTGATCGTCTCCTCCCGCGCCCGCACCCGCCGCACCAATCTGCGCGAGGTATGGCCGGAAGCGGTGGACACGCTGGTCTCGGGCGTGCGTGCCGGCATGAGCCTGCCCGAGGCACTGACCAATCTGGGTGAGCGCGGTCCCGAGGCCATCCGGGAGGAGTTTCGCGCCTTCGGCGTCGACTACGCCACCAGCGCCCGCTTCGATCAGTCCCTGGACCGGCTCAAGGCCCGCTTCGCCGACCCCGTGGCCGACCGCATTGTTGAGGCCCTGCGCCTGGCCCACGAGGTCGGCGGAACTGACTTGACTGCGCTGCTCAGTGCATTGTCACGGATGCTGCGTGAGGACATGCGTACTCGCGGCGAGCTGGAGGCGCGCCAGTCCTGGACCGTCAATGGGGCGCGGGTCGCCGTGGCGGCACCCTGGATCGTGCTAGCCATGCTGTCGACCCGTCCGCAGGCCGCGGCCGCCTACGCCACCGGCACGGGCGCCCTCGTCCTAGCCGTGGGCGGGGCGGCGACCCTGGTCGCTTACAGGCTCATGCTTTGGCTCGGGAGACTGCCCGAGGAAGATCGGGTGCTGCGATGAGCCCAACCCTCGCCGGCGCGCTGACCGGCCTGCTCGCCGCCTGCGGAATACTCATGGTTGCCGACGCCGTGCGCCGTCGCCGCCCCGGCCTGATCAGTCGGCTGGAGCCCTATGTCCATCCGCGTCCCAGCACCTCACGGCTACTGGCCTCCGCCTCACCGACTGCCGATGGGCAAACCATCAGCGGCGTACTGCTGGACATGGTCACCCGGTTGGGCGGGGTACTCGAGGCGATCGGTTCCTCCGCCGAGTCGGTGCGGCGTCGGCTGGCCCGCTCCGGCACCGGGCTGAGTTATGAGGAGCTGCGCATCCAGCAGTTGTTGTGGGCAGTAGCGGGCCTAGCCATTGCCACCGGAGGCGGACTGGTGCTCTCATTGGCCTGGCGCGTCAACGTGCCCGTGCTGATCGTCGGTGTGCTGCTCGCGGCCGTAGGCGGCGCAGCGGCACGCGACTGGTGGCTCACTCGTGCGGTGGAGAGGCGCCGCAGCCGCATCGAGTCCCAGCTTCCCGACGTTGTGGAGCTGCTCGCGCTCGTCGTCGGTGCCGGCCAGGGGCCCGTCGCCGCAATCGAGCGGTTGGTGCACATTGGCCGTGGGGAGCTCGTCGAGGAACTAGAACTCACCCTTGCCGACGTTAACTCCGGAACGGTACTCACCACGGCACTGGCCCACCTGGAGGACCGGGTCGACTCCCTGCACGTCACCCGCCTGTCGGAGGCCATCGCCGTCGCCCTGGAACGCGGTACCCCGCTGGCTGACGTGCTGCGCGCACAGGCAGCCGATGCCCGCGAGGCCTCGCGCCGCTCCCTCATGGAGGAGGGCGGGCGCCGCGAGATCGCGCAGATGGTCCCCGTTGTCTTCCTGATCCTGCCCATCACGGTCGTATTCGCTCTGTTCCCTGGGCTGTTCGTGCTGCGGATCGGCCTATGACCCGCCTGCGTCTACCCGCCCGCAGCTGCAGCAGCACCCGCCTCAGCAAGTCTCAGATCACTCATAACCACTCATGAATAAGGAGAATCCCATGCACACCCTCAACCGCTTGAGCATCCGCCTGAAAGCCGCTCTCGGCCGCATGGCCGACGAGCGCGGTGACGTCCCCGGCTGGGTGCTGGTAACCCTGATGACCGCGGGCCTGGTGGTAGCCCTTTGGGCGGTAGCCGGCCCAGCACTCACCCAGGTCTTCAATGACGCCATTGCCAAGGTCACCGGTGCCATCTGAGCCGCATACGCCGGTTGGTGCCCTGGGGCGGTCCCGGGCCAGCAGCCTCCGGATGCTCCGCGCACGTGAGAGGACCGGTGAGCAGGGGGCGGCCGTCGTTGATTTTGTGCTCGTCGGTATCCTGGTGATTGCCGTGTCAGTAGCGCTGCTACAGCTCGCCCTCGGTCTGCATGTGCGTAACGTGCTGACCGACGCCGCTGGCGAGGGAGCCCGACGTGCCGCCCTCGTCGGCGGTACCACGGCCGAGGCGGACGCGCGCGTACGCGCCCTGGCCGATGCCGCCCTCGCGGATGGCTACGTGCAGGAGGTCGCCGTCTCCAGGACCACCGCCAACGGGCTCTCCGTCGTGCAGGTGGAGGTGGTCGCGCCATTGCCGGTGCTCGGCCTGCTGGGTCCCGGCGGGACGCTGCACGTTACCGGGCACGCCGTCGACGAGGCGGCGCTGGCAGGCGTGGAGGGGGAGGAGCCGTGAGCTGTTCGGCGATCGGTCGGCGCCGTGCCGGCCACAACGGCAACCGGGGGCAACCGCCCCGCGGCAGAGTATTTACGCGCGCGTGCTGCGTGGTAGGGACCCGGAGGCGGGCAACGCGCCGGTGGAGTTCATTGGCTGGACCGTGCTGCTGGTGGTTCCGGTGGTTTACCTGCTGGTCGCCCTCGCGCAGGTTCAGGCGGCGTCCTTCGCGGTGGCTTCGGCTGCCGACGCCGCCAGCCGGATCCTGGAGGTGGAGCCAGGAGATGCGGCCGTTGCCCACGCCCGTACCGCAGTGGAGCTGGCCCTGTCAGACCAGGGCGTCGACGCTGATCCTGCGACTGCGATGACTGTCGTCTGCGCTGATGCCGCATGCAGCGCCGCCGTGGTGCGAGTCCAGGCGGGCGTGGACCTGCCACTGCTGGGAACAGCGGGGCTGGGACGCAATGTGGTCGTCATGGATGCGGCACGGTCCGTTACCCTCGCCGGGACGGAAGGCCAGCCGTGACTGTCGGCATGGGGCTGCGGGAATGCGGGGCAGCCGCATGGGCCCGGCGGTCGGCTGGGTGCCTGCGTCGGTGGCTCGCTCGGGTGCGGGCAGTATCAGCTGTCGAGGATGGGCAGACGCTGCTGCTGGGGATCGGGCTGATCACCGTGGTTTTGGCGCTGGTT is from Actinomyces sp. 432 and encodes:
- a CDS encoding phosphotransferase, with product MRTVGVIDTQGRHWEVLETHDDATGAAMEAEAEVLRRIGRVADDGRLSFDVPRPAGTLRLEGSHIQVRSHLEGRHMDVGSLRPGPGLSAGLGKALGELHDLPTTVVSEAGLPVYDADDVRTQWLNLLDDAAATGKVPPALLARWEVALEDSALWRFRPVVVHGDLAPENVLTAGGAVVAMRGLGQAHVGDPAEDMAWVYASVPVDCLDSIESAYDLARTEGVDRHLRDRAELVSELSLARWLMHGVRSGSASVVDDAVAMLADLAAQVGDEPLVEPSGPRLAPVPGVKETAEPEATTSEVKMVLVEDDADGDHEGTGENAADGNEPGGGD
- a CDS encoding type II secretion system F family protein, with product MGAVAGLLGGIGMVLVWLALTTEPPKWRSERQRHLADLLVQAGVGRTSPALFIVGSLVLGVVVTLLFLGVSRAWPIAAAFGTIAASAPLLIVSSRARTRRTNLREVWPEAVDTLVSGVRAGMSLPEALTNLGERGPEAIREEFRAFGVDYATSARFDQSLDRLKARFADPVADRIVEALRLAHEVGGTDLTALLSALSRMLREDMRTRGELEARQSWTVNGARVAVAAPWIVLAMLSTRPQAAAAYATGTGALVLAVGGAATLVAYRLMLWLGRLPEEDRVLR
- a CDS encoding type II secretion system F family protein; this encodes MSPTLAGALTGLLAACGILMVADAVRRRRPGLISRLEPYVHPRPSTSRLLASASPTADGQTISGVLLDMVTRLGGVLEAIGSSAESVRRRLARSGTGLSYEELRIQQLLWAVAGLAIATGGGLVLSLAWRVNVPVLIVGVLLAAVGGAAARDWWLTRAVERRRSRIESQLPDVVELLALVVGAGQGPVAAIERLVHIGRGELVEELELTLADVNSGTVLTTALAHLEDRVDSLHVTRLSEAIAVALERGTPLADVLRAQAADAREASRRSLMEEGGRREIAQMVPVVFLILPITVVFALFPGLFVLRIGL
- a CDS encoding TadE/TadG family type IV pilus assembly protein; amino-acid sequence: MLRARERTGEQGAAVVDFVLVGILVIAVSVALLQLALGLHVRNVLTDAAGEGARRAALVGGTTAEADARVRALADAALADGYVQEVAVSRTTANGLSVVQVEVVAPLPVLGLLGPGGTLHVTGHAVDEAALAGVEGEEP
- a CDS encoding peptidase T4 gives rise to the protein MLRGRDPEAGNAPVEFIGWTVLLVVPVVYLLVALAQVQAASFAVASAADAASRILEVEPGDAAVAHARTAVELALSDQGVDADPATAMTVVCADAACSAAVVRVQAGVDLPLLGTAGLGRNVVVMDAARSVTLAGTEGQP